Proteins encoded within one genomic window of Aquarana catesbeiana isolate 2022-GZ linkage group LG03, ASM4218655v1, whole genome shotgun sequence:
- the LINGO1 gene encoding leucine-rich repeat and immunoglobulin-like domain-containing nogo receptor-interacting protein 1 isoform X2: MLSPGCRENCIKDFQHYPLLGDGKKKRRLAAAKNEGQVSPRSSMILPLPPCLCPILLLVLGSFLSGSASGCPQRCECSPQDRSVLCHRKRHLNVPEGIPTDTRLLDLSKNRIKALNQDEFSSFPYLEELELSENIVSLIEPGAFNALFNLRSLGLRSNRLKLIPLGVFTGLSNLTQLDISENKIVILLDDMFQDLYNLKSLEVGDNDLVYISHRAFRGLNSLEELTLEKCNLTVVPTEALSHLHGLISLRLRYLNINIIRDYSFKRLFRLKSLEVAHWPYLDTMTSNSLYGLNLTSLSITHSNLSVIPYVAIRHLVYLRFLNLSYNPITSVEGSMLHELLRLQEFHLVGGQLSVVEPYAFRGLNHLRVLNVSSNLLSTLEESSFHSVGNLETLILDHNPLACDCRLMWIFRRRWRLNFNRQQPSCSSPEYVQGKEFKDFPDVLQPTYFSCRKARIQDRSPQVVHVDEGHTVHFFCRADGDPPPTILWQSPRKTFITSKSNGRLAVFPDGTLEVRYAQIQDNGTYHCVASNAAGNDTSLAHLHVRSYSPDWPHQPNKTFAFISNQPNESDVNSTRATVPFPFDIKTLIIATTMGFISFLGVVLFCLVLLFLWSRGKGNTKHNIEIEYVPRKSDAGLSTADAPRKFNMKMI, encoded by the coding sequence GTGAGTCCACGATCCAGTATGATTCTCCCGCTGCCACCTTGCCTGTGTCCCATCCTGTTGCTTGTACTGGGATCCTTCCTGTCTGGCTCGGCCTCAGGTTGTCCCCAACGTTGCGAATGCTCTCCTCAGGATCGTTCTGTTTTGTGCCACCGCAAGCGTCACCTCAACGTCCCCGAAGGCATCCCCACTGACACGCGACTATTGGACCTCAGCAAAAATAGGATCAAGGCCCTTAACCAGGACGAGTTCTCTTCCTTTCCTTACTTGGAGGAGCTGGAGCTCAGTGAGAATATAGTGTCTTTAATTGAACCTGGCGCCTTCAATGCCCTTTTCAACCTACGATCTTTGGGGCTGAGAAGTAATCGTCTCAAGCTCATTCCTTTAGGTGTATTCACAGGACTCAGTAACCTAACACAACTTGACATCAGTGaaaacaaaattgtcatattgCTGGATGACATGTTCCAGGACCTTTATAACCTCAAATCTCTGGAAGTTGGAGATAATGATTTGGTGTATATTTCTCATCGTGCCTTCCGTGGACTCAACAGCCTGGAAGAGCTGACACTGGAAAAGTGTAACCTCACCGTGGTGCCCACAGAGGCTTTGTCACATCTGCATGGTCTCATCTCTCTACGGCTCCGGTACCTTAACATTAATATAATTCGCGACTACTCCTTCAAAAGGCTATTCCGGCTGAAAAGTTTAGAAGTGGCCCATTGGCCATATTTGGACACAATGACATCAAATAGCCTCTATGGATTAAATTTAACATCTCTTTCTATTACACACAGCAATCTGAGCGTTATACCATATGTGGCAATCAGGCACCTTGTTTATCTTCGCTTTCTTAACCTTTCATACAATCCAATCACATCTGTGGAGGGATCTATGTTGCATGAGTTGCTTAGACTTCAGGAGTTCCACCTGGTAGGTGGTCAGCTTTCTGTTGTGGAACCCTATGCGTTCCGTGGTCTAAACCATTTACGTGTACTAAATGTTTCCTCCAATCTCCTAAGTACACTGGAAGAATCTTCTTTTCACTCTGTAGGCAATCTGGAAACGTTAATTTTGGATCATAACCCACTGGCTTGTGACTGCCGTTTAATGTGGATCTTCCGGCGACGCTGGCGTCTCAACTTCAATAGACAGCAGCCATCCTGTTCCAGTCCAGAATATGTGCAGGGAAAGGAGTTCAAAGATTTCCCTGATGTGCTGCAGCCAACTTATTTTTCATGCCGAAAAGCACGCATCCAGGATCGAAGTCCCCAAGTTGTCCATGTAGACGAAGGGCATACAGTACACTTTTTTTGCCGTGCTGATGGAGATCCACCACCTACTATACTGTGGCAATCCCCACGGAAGACTTTCATCACCAGCAAAAGTAACGGTAGGCTGGCTGTGTTTCCAGATGGAACTTTGGAAGTACGTTATGCCCAGATTCAAGATAATGGGACTTATCATTGTGTGGCAAGCAATGCAGCTGGTAATGATACTTCACTGGCCCATCTTCATGTGCGCAGTTACTCACCTGACTGGCCTCACCAACCCAACAAGACCTTTGCCTTCATCTCAAACCAGCCGAATGAAAGCGATGTCAACAGCACTCGTGCAACTGTCCCTTTCCCGTTTGATATTAAAACTCTTATAATTGCCACCACTATGGGATTCATATCCTTTTTGGGGGTGGTCCTGTTTTGCTTGGTTTTACTATTTCTTTGGAGCAGAGGAAAAGGAAACACTAAACATAACATTGAGATAGAATATGTTCCGCGAAAGTCTGATGCTGGACTCTCTACTGCAGATGCTCCTCGCAAGTTTAACATGAAGATGATATGA
- the LINGO1 gene encoding leucine-rich repeat and immunoglobulin-like domain-containing nogo receptor-interacting protein 1 isoform X1 → MGSKTSQIFLRVHDWALEDQNTQNLLFVVASQCPCKRLIKVSPRSSMILPLPPCLCPILLLVLGSFLSGSASGCPQRCECSPQDRSVLCHRKRHLNVPEGIPTDTRLLDLSKNRIKALNQDEFSSFPYLEELELSENIVSLIEPGAFNALFNLRSLGLRSNRLKLIPLGVFTGLSNLTQLDISENKIVILLDDMFQDLYNLKSLEVGDNDLVYISHRAFRGLNSLEELTLEKCNLTVVPTEALSHLHGLISLRLRYLNINIIRDYSFKRLFRLKSLEVAHWPYLDTMTSNSLYGLNLTSLSITHSNLSVIPYVAIRHLVYLRFLNLSYNPITSVEGSMLHELLRLQEFHLVGGQLSVVEPYAFRGLNHLRVLNVSSNLLSTLEESSFHSVGNLETLILDHNPLACDCRLMWIFRRRWRLNFNRQQPSCSSPEYVQGKEFKDFPDVLQPTYFSCRKARIQDRSPQVVHVDEGHTVHFFCRADGDPPPTILWQSPRKTFITSKSNGRLAVFPDGTLEVRYAQIQDNGTYHCVASNAAGNDTSLAHLHVRSYSPDWPHQPNKTFAFISNQPNESDVNSTRATVPFPFDIKTLIIATTMGFISFLGVVLFCLVLLFLWSRGKGNTKHNIEIEYVPRKSDAGLSTADAPRKFNMKMI, encoded by the coding sequence GTGAGTCCACGATCCAGTATGATTCTCCCGCTGCCACCTTGCCTGTGTCCCATCCTGTTGCTTGTACTGGGATCCTTCCTGTCTGGCTCGGCCTCAGGTTGTCCCCAACGTTGCGAATGCTCTCCTCAGGATCGTTCTGTTTTGTGCCACCGCAAGCGTCACCTCAACGTCCCCGAAGGCATCCCCACTGACACGCGACTATTGGACCTCAGCAAAAATAGGATCAAGGCCCTTAACCAGGACGAGTTCTCTTCCTTTCCTTACTTGGAGGAGCTGGAGCTCAGTGAGAATATAGTGTCTTTAATTGAACCTGGCGCCTTCAATGCCCTTTTCAACCTACGATCTTTGGGGCTGAGAAGTAATCGTCTCAAGCTCATTCCTTTAGGTGTATTCACAGGACTCAGTAACCTAACACAACTTGACATCAGTGaaaacaaaattgtcatattgCTGGATGACATGTTCCAGGACCTTTATAACCTCAAATCTCTGGAAGTTGGAGATAATGATTTGGTGTATATTTCTCATCGTGCCTTCCGTGGACTCAACAGCCTGGAAGAGCTGACACTGGAAAAGTGTAACCTCACCGTGGTGCCCACAGAGGCTTTGTCACATCTGCATGGTCTCATCTCTCTACGGCTCCGGTACCTTAACATTAATATAATTCGCGACTACTCCTTCAAAAGGCTATTCCGGCTGAAAAGTTTAGAAGTGGCCCATTGGCCATATTTGGACACAATGACATCAAATAGCCTCTATGGATTAAATTTAACATCTCTTTCTATTACACACAGCAATCTGAGCGTTATACCATATGTGGCAATCAGGCACCTTGTTTATCTTCGCTTTCTTAACCTTTCATACAATCCAATCACATCTGTGGAGGGATCTATGTTGCATGAGTTGCTTAGACTTCAGGAGTTCCACCTGGTAGGTGGTCAGCTTTCTGTTGTGGAACCCTATGCGTTCCGTGGTCTAAACCATTTACGTGTACTAAATGTTTCCTCCAATCTCCTAAGTACACTGGAAGAATCTTCTTTTCACTCTGTAGGCAATCTGGAAACGTTAATTTTGGATCATAACCCACTGGCTTGTGACTGCCGTTTAATGTGGATCTTCCGGCGACGCTGGCGTCTCAACTTCAATAGACAGCAGCCATCCTGTTCCAGTCCAGAATATGTGCAGGGAAAGGAGTTCAAAGATTTCCCTGATGTGCTGCAGCCAACTTATTTTTCATGCCGAAAAGCACGCATCCAGGATCGAAGTCCCCAAGTTGTCCATGTAGACGAAGGGCATACAGTACACTTTTTTTGCCGTGCTGATGGAGATCCACCACCTACTATACTGTGGCAATCCCCACGGAAGACTTTCATCACCAGCAAAAGTAACGGTAGGCTGGCTGTGTTTCCAGATGGAACTTTGGAAGTACGTTATGCCCAGATTCAAGATAATGGGACTTATCATTGTGTGGCAAGCAATGCAGCTGGTAATGATACTTCACTGGCCCATCTTCATGTGCGCAGTTACTCACCTGACTGGCCTCACCAACCCAACAAGACCTTTGCCTTCATCTCAAACCAGCCGAATGAAAGCGATGTCAACAGCACTCGTGCAACTGTCCCTTTCCCGTTTGATATTAAAACTCTTATAATTGCCACCACTATGGGATTCATATCCTTTTTGGGGGTGGTCCTGTTTTGCTTGGTTTTACTATTTCTTTGGAGCAGAGGAAAAGGAAACACTAAACATAACATTGAGATAGAATATGTTCCGCGAAAGTCTGATGCTGGACTCTCTACTGCAGATGCTCCTCGCAAGTTTAACATGAAGATGATATGA
- the LINGO1 gene encoding leucine-rich repeat and immunoglobulin-like domain-containing nogo receptor-interacting protein 1 isoform X3, with protein MILPLPPCLCPILLLVLGSFLSGSASGCPQRCECSPQDRSVLCHRKRHLNVPEGIPTDTRLLDLSKNRIKALNQDEFSSFPYLEELELSENIVSLIEPGAFNALFNLRSLGLRSNRLKLIPLGVFTGLSNLTQLDISENKIVILLDDMFQDLYNLKSLEVGDNDLVYISHRAFRGLNSLEELTLEKCNLTVVPTEALSHLHGLISLRLRYLNINIIRDYSFKRLFRLKSLEVAHWPYLDTMTSNSLYGLNLTSLSITHSNLSVIPYVAIRHLVYLRFLNLSYNPITSVEGSMLHELLRLQEFHLVGGQLSVVEPYAFRGLNHLRVLNVSSNLLSTLEESSFHSVGNLETLILDHNPLACDCRLMWIFRRRWRLNFNRQQPSCSSPEYVQGKEFKDFPDVLQPTYFSCRKARIQDRSPQVVHVDEGHTVHFFCRADGDPPPTILWQSPRKTFITSKSNGRLAVFPDGTLEVRYAQIQDNGTYHCVASNAAGNDTSLAHLHVRSYSPDWPHQPNKTFAFISNQPNESDVNSTRATVPFPFDIKTLIIATTMGFISFLGVVLFCLVLLFLWSRGKGNTKHNIEIEYVPRKSDAGLSTADAPRKFNMKMI; from the coding sequence ATGATTCTCCCGCTGCCACCTTGCCTGTGTCCCATCCTGTTGCTTGTACTGGGATCCTTCCTGTCTGGCTCGGCCTCAGGTTGTCCCCAACGTTGCGAATGCTCTCCTCAGGATCGTTCTGTTTTGTGCCACCGCAAGCGTCACCTCAACGTCCCCGAAGGCATCCCCACTGACACGCGACTATTGGACCTCAGCAAAAATAGGATCAAGGCCCTTAACCAGGACGAGTTCTCTTCCTTTCCTTACTTGGAGGAGCTGGAGCTCAGTGAGAATATAGTGTCTTTAATTGAACCTGGCGCCTTCAATGCCCTTTTCAACCTACGATCTTTGGGGCTGAGAAGTAATCGTCTCAAGCTCATTCCTTTAGGTGTATTCACAGGACTCAGTAACCTAACACAACTTGACATCAGTGaaaacaaaattgtcatattgCTGGATGACATGTTCCAGGACCTTTATAACCTCAAATCTCTGGAAGTTGGAGATAATGATTTGGTGTATATTTCTCATCGTGCCTTCCGTGGACTCAACAGCCTGGAAGAGCTGACACTGGAAAAGTGTAACCTCACCGTGGTGCCCACAGAGGCTTTGTCACATCTGCATGGTCTCATCTCTCTACGGCTCCGGTACCTTAACATTAATATAATTCGCGACTACTCCTTCAAAAGGCTATTCCGGCTGAAAAGTTTAGAAGTGGCCCATTGGCCATATTTGGACACAATGACATCAAATAGCCTCTATGGATTAAATTTAACATCTCTTTCTATTACACACAGCAATCTGAGCGTTATACCATATGTGGCAATCAGGCACCTTGTTTATCTTCGCTTTCTTAACCTTTCATACAATCCAATCACATCTGTGGAGGGATCTATGTTGCATGAGTTGCTTAGACTTCAGGAGTTCCACCTGGTAGGTGGTCAGCTTTCTGTTGTGGAACCCTATGCGTTCCGTGGTCTAAACCATTTACGTGTACTAAATGTTTCCTCCAATCTCCTAAGTACACTGGAAGAATCTTCTTTTCACTCTGTAGGCAATCTGGAAACGTTAATTTTGGATCATAACCCACTGGCTTGTGACTGCCGTTTAATGTGGATCTTCCGGCGACGCTGGCGTCTCAACTTCAATAGACAGCAGCCATCCTGTTCCAGTCCAGAATATGTGCAGGGAAAGGAGTTCAAAGATTTCCCTGATGTGCTGCAGCCAACTTATTTTTCATGCCGAAAAGCACGCATCCAGGATCGAAGTCCCCAAGTTGTCCATGTAGACGAAGGGCATACAGTACACTTTTTTTGCCGTGCTGATGGAGATCCACCACCTACTATACTGTGGCAATCCCCACGGAAGACTTTCATCACCAGCAAAAGTAACGGTAGGCTGGCTGTGTTTCCAGATGGAACTTTGGAAGTACGTTATGCCCAGATTCAAGATAATGGGACTTATCATTGTGTGGCAAGCAATGCAGCTGGTAATGATACTTCACTGGCCCATCTTCATGTGCGCAGTTACTCACCTGACTGGCCTCACCAACCCAACAAGACCTTTGCCTTCATCTCAAACCAGCCGAATGAAAGCGATGTCAACAGCACTCGTGCAACTGTCCCTTTCCCGTTTGATATTAAAACTCTTATAATTGCCACCACTATGGGATTCATATCCTTTTTGGGGGTGGTCCTGTTTTGCTTGGTTTTACTATTTCTTTGGAGCAGAGGAAAAGGAAACACTAAACATAACATTGAGATAGAATATGTTCCGCGAAAGTCTGATGCTGGACTCTCTACTGCAGATGCTCCTCGCAAGTTTAACATGAAGATGATATGA